The genomic interval GCAGAAAGGGAAAAGTGGACGACTTTTAAACCGCCCGCAGCCGCATCATGCCGCCGCTTCCGTGGACGAATTTCGCACCGCCGTTCTCATACTCAAAGGGCGCAGGTAATGAAGCCCTGCACCCCTTGTATGACATCGCAATCTACTTAGGCAGATCTTAAGTTCTGACTCAATGGGCCTGCTAATAGGACATTCTCTAGAAAATAGTCCTACCGGGGCGCGCCAATTGGCTGGATATAGGTCACGATCGAGTTTGAGGGCAGTTCCAACGCCTCTGCGATGGCCTGCCGGTTGGCTGCGCCACCAATCAGGCAGGTGCCCAAGGCTTCGGCAACGCAGGCCAGATAGACATTTTGCGCTGCGACTGCTGCATTGACATGCGCACCCACAGCCAGAGCCTGATCGTCAGCACCTTCTGCGGCTGCGCGCAACTTTTCGCCGTCCGAGACGTAAATCAGCAGGGCGGGTGCACGCGATACAAAGGCGCTGTCCGAGGAAATCGCCCGGATATCCGTATCGCTTACCTTGTCCAGGGTGTTCGTCTCATGGGCATGTCTGAACAGCCCCTCGGCGGTCGCGAGGTAGATCACTGTATCATGCCCCGACCGCCAGGAAGGCGCGGTCTGGCCGCCGCTGTCCGGTCGGTTCACGCCGTTTGCTGCCCAAAGCAGCCGCAACAGGGCATCCTGCGCCACAGGGGCCGAGCCGAAACGTCGCACGGATTGGCGGCCCTCAAGCGCTGCTTGAAGTGTCACATCCCCGATGGCGGCGGATGCTGGAACGACGGTGGCGGCCAGCGCCATTGGGGCTGCGGCGGATGTCGCCAGAAAGCGACGGCGGTTCAGGTCATTCATGGCTTTCTCTCCTCTTTGAAACTGTTCAGCGCCACTGCAGTGACAGCGCACGCAGCACATCGGTACGGCTGACCTGTCCGAGTAGCCTGCCTTCTTCGACCACCGGGAAGCGGCGGAAGGCGGACTTGACGAACCGCTCCGCGGCAGAAACGAGATCCAGATTTGCGTCAAAGACCTCAAGTTCAGTCGACATCAGATCGGCAACCGTGCCGCCCCATTCTTTGTAATAGGCGGCGGAAAGCGCAGCTTTCAGACCATCGCGCTTTGAGAGTACCCCCACGAGATTGCCTTCGTCGTCCAGGACGCATGCGCCGGAAACTCCGGCATCGAGCAGGGTCGTGATGGCACGGATGATCTCAGTCTCCGGGCTCAGGGTGACCAGGTCGGTCACCATGTAATCCCTGACGCGGGCGATCGTGTCACTCATGCTTGTCCCCCTTTCTTTTCGGGCAGGCGTGACAGGCGTTCTGACAGGCAAGCCCGCCGCACGATCCCCTGATCGGCGTACGCCGGAACATGACGCCCAAGCTCAGCCCCAACATGGCAAGAGCAAAGATCAGTAATGTGAACACCAGTGTCTGCATCGCCGGCTCCTATCTTATCAGACGTGCGGCGAATGCCGCGTTATGGCGTGCGCGTAACCCATTGCCGTCGCGGATCAGGAAAAGCGCCCCAAGGTTCTGGGCCTCTGCAAAGGCGATCCCTTGGTTTTCGCCCATCACCATCAGCGCGGTCGCCATCGCATCGGCGCGCATCGCATCGGGGGCAATGACGGAAACCGAGGCGATGCCGTTCGACACCGGTTGCCCGGTTGCAGGGTCAATCACATGCGACCAGCGCCGCCCGCCATGATAGAACCCGTTGATGGCATCGCCCGAGGTCGCCACGGCATTTGAGGACAGGCGGATGCGGCTATGCACACTGCCCGTCAGCGGATTGAGGATACCAACGGGCCAATTGCCATAGGCACGGATTTCGCCGCCGATTTCGACGATGAAATCATCTGTTTCCTGCGCCAGTATGTCCGTCAGTTTGTCCACTGCAAAACCTTTAGCGATGCCGCAAAGATCAAGCGTTACCGGCGCGTCGGCTGTCAGCTGGCCCCCCTCGCAGCGGATGGCCTGCCACGCGCCTGCGCGGAATGTGCCCCGGATTGGGCCAAAGCCATAGCGATGCACGGCGGGACCCACGCTGGGGTCGCAGGCTCCGCCGCTCGTAGCAGCCACCGCTAGTGCGGCCCGCGTCACATGTTCGAAATCCACAGAAACCGAAATCGTCCGTAATCCGGTATTGAAGCGTGACAGGGCGCTATCCGGGAGAAAGGGGCTCATCTCGGTATCTATGGCGGTAAGAGCGGTGCGAATGCGGTCGGTAATGGCAACCGGATCGCGTAGCACTGCAGAAATGACGGTCCAGGTGGTGCCGAATGCACGCCCCGAAAGACGGGTTCGGCTGCCTGCGAATGCCGGCAGCGGCAGGCCAGCAAGGGCGATCCCGAACAATACGCTGCGGCGGGTCGGTCGCATCGGCTCAGATCCCGAAATCGTCATTGTGAATGTCCTCCGGTTCGACACCGCAATCGTCCAGCACGGCTCGCACCGCTTGGATCATCAGGGGCGGGCCGCAAAGATAGTATTCGCAATCCTCGGGGGCAGAGTGATCCTTCAGATAACTGACATAGGCCACGTCATGCACGAACCCGGTGGCGCCTTGCCAGTCGTCACCTCTTGAGGGTTGCGACAGTGCGGGCGTCCAGCGGAAATTCGGATGTTGCCGGGCGAGTTCTTCGAACTCATCGGCATAGAACAGCTCTGCCTTTGAGCGAGCCCCATACCAGAAGCTGATCTGACGCCCGGTCCCGGCGCTAAGCTGTTCATGGATCATCGCCCGCAATGGTGCCATGCCGACGCCGCCGCCGATAAAGACCATCTCTTTTTCCGTGTCTTGCACGCGGAATTCGCCGTAGGGACCAGCGATTTCGACCACATCCCCCGGCTTCAAACCGAACAGCCATGACGAAACAATCCCGGGCGGCACATCTGGATTTCCGGGTGGCGGCGTTGCCAGCCGGATGTTCAGTACGACCGAACCCTCGTCCTGCGGACGTGAGGCGACCGAATAGGCGCGCGAGACCGGCGCTGCGGACTGTGCCACAAGATCAAGGATGCCCAGCCGTTCCCATTCCTCACGGAACGCTGCGGGCTGGTTGATATCGGAATAGGCGCGACGATAGGTAGGGGCGGTCACCTGAACGAAGTTTCCCGCTTGGAAATCGAATGAGGCACCTTCGGGCAGAGCCAGGGCGATTTCGCGGATCAGGGGCGTCAGACTGGTAATGCTAGTTACGCGGCAGATATGGCTGACCGAACCCAGCACGTCCTCGGGTACGTTTACGGCCATATCTCCGCGCACCGTAACCTGACAAGCCAGCCGCACGCCTGCTCGCAGATCTGCAGGGGAAAGCCGCGCAGTCTCGGTCGCCAGCGGCCCCTGCGTGCCGGTGACGCCCGAGACCCGGCATAGGCCACAGGTGCCCTGTCCGGCACAGCCAGATGGGACAGGCACGCCGGCCCCGTTCAGCAGGTCTAGCAGTTTCTCGTTACTTTGCCCGTCGATCCGGCGCTGGCCGTTCAGGGTGAGCACCACTGGGCGTGAGGGCAGCAGCTGGGCGCGGGCTTTCTGTAAGGCCCAGGCCAGCAGGATGGTCAGCCCGGTCAGAAATATCAGGGCGAACAGGATCTCGGTCACGGCAGACTGACCCCCACGAATGCGGAAAAGCCCATCGACATGATCCCGGCGACTATGAAGGCGGCGCCAAGCCCTTCGAGCCCACGCGGCATATCAGCATAGCGCAGCCGCTCGCGAATGGCGGCAAATGCGGTGATCGCAAGCGCCCAACCAATGCCGGTGCCGATACCGTACACCGTGCTTTGCGTCAGATCGTAGTCACGCTCGACCATGAAAAGACTACCGCCAATGATCGCGCAGTTGATGGCCAGCAGCGGTAGATAGATCCCCATGGCGGCATGCAGCGCGGGCGCATAACGGTCCAGAACCATTTCCAGCACCTGTACCATAGCGGCGACGATGCCTAGAAAGGTAATCAGTCGCAGGAAGTTCAGATCGAGATCGCCAAATCCGACCCATGCCAGCGCGCCGGGTGCCAGTACCCACGCGTAAAGCAGGTGATTGAGAGGCACCGACAGACCCTGCACCACGATCAGCGAGATGCCGACGCCAAAGGCAGTCTTCACCTGCCGTGACACCGCAAGAAAGGTGCACATGCCTAGGAAGAACGACAGTGCGAGGTTTTCCTCAAAAATGGAACGCTGGAAGAGGTCGATCATGACGATGCCTCCGATCCGGTATCGCGTGGGGCGAAATCAGGTTTTTCGGCCAGTCGCCCGCGCCAGCTGCGCAGGGCCCAGACCAGGAGGCCAAGTATGATGAACGCCGAAGGGGCCAGCAGCATTAGTCGCAGCGGCACGAACCAGCCGCCCTGCGCCTGAGTGATCAGGATCTGTGTGCCGAACAGGCTGCCTGCGCCGAACAGCTCGCGGATGAAGGCCACGCTCATCAGCACGAGCGAATAACCAAGCCCATTGCCAAGCGCGTCGATCATCGAGGGCAACGGCGGGTTATGCATAGCATAGGCCTCTGTCCGACCCAGAACTATGCAGTTGGTCGCGATCAGCGACACGAAAACCGTCAGCCGCTGGCTCATGTCATGGGCGAATCCCTGCAACAGCAGATCGGCCAATATCACCAGTGTTGCGATGATCGTCAGTTGCACGATGATCCGGATCTGGTTCGGAATATGGCTGCGCAGGGCCGAGATGAGGCCCGCCGCCAGAGTCACCACCACGGTCAACGCGACCGACATGGTCAGCGCCGTCGCCATCGAGGTCGTCACCGCCAGCGCCGAGCAGATGCCGAGGATATGGACGGCGACCGGATTCTTGTCGATCAGCGGATCGGTCAGTTGCTTCACAGCCCGGCCTCCCCTTTGCGCAGATTGTCCATGAAGGGGTCTGATGCCGGAGAGTGCAGAATCCTACGCTAAGGCCGTTTGGTCATCTTTTGGGCCACCTGTATTCACCGGTGAGAAGGATGTGCGCCCACCCGAGGGGTGAAATATGCGCCAGAAGGTTTGCTGAGCAGTCCAAACCATCACTGCGGCGACTATCGACAGCGTGACCGAGATGTCTGGTGTTCCAGTAAATGATGATGGCGGCGAGGAGGTTCAGCCCGGCCATTCGGAAGTGCTGGCCTTGGGCTGTTCGATCACGGATTTCACCTTGGCGCCCTATGCGCAGGGCGTTTTTCAGCGCATGATGCGCTTCGCCCTTATTCAGGCCGATTTGGGCACGGCGTTGCATGTCGGCATCCAGCAGCCAATCGATGATGAACAGCGTCCGTTCGATCCGGCCGATTTCGCGCAATGCGACCGCAAGTTCATGCTGTCGGGGATATGCAGCGAATTTTCGCAAGAGTTGGCTTGGCGGCATCGCGCCCGCCACCATGGTGGCCGCTGCGCGTAGGATGTCGGGCCAGTTCGAGCTGATGACAGGTTCCCTGACCTTGCCGCCGATCAACCCCTTCAATTCTTTCGGGCAGGATGCCGGATTGAAGAGGTAGAGGCGCTTGGATGGCAGATCCCGGATGCGGGGGATGAACTGAAAGCCCAGAAGGGCAGTGACGGCGAAGACGTGGTCGGTAAAGCCGCCCGTGTCGGCATACTGTTCGCGGATTTTCTGACCTGCGTCTGTCATCAACAGGCCGTCCAGGATGTAAGGGGCCTCGTTCACCGTGGCCGGGATGGTCTGGGTGGCGAAAGGGCCGAACTGGTCAGAGACATGGGTATAGGCTTTCAGACCGGGTTCATGGCCGTATTTGGCGTTGATCAGGTTCATCGCCTCGCCCTGGCGCGTGGTCGGGAAGAATTGCCCGTCGCTCGAAGCGGTCTGCCCTGCGCCCCAAAACCGGGCCATCGGCAAGGCAGATTGACCTTCGATCACCATGGCCAAGGCGCGTGCCATCGCCTCGCTTTCCACATGCCAGCGCGACAAGCGCGAGAGCTGGAAATAATCATGGGTGTTCGTGGCCCCAGCCATTTTGCTGAGGCCAAGGTTCAGCCCCTCAGCCAGCAGCACGTTCAACATGCCGACCCTGTCTTTGCATGGAACGCCGGTGCGCAGATGGGTGAAGGCCTCGGTAAAGCCGATCTCGTCATCCACTTCGAGCAGGAGGTCTGTGATCCTGATCTCTGGCAGGCGGTTGTAGAGATCGAGCACCATGGCATCGGCCTCTTCGGGGACAGCGGCCGTCAGACGGTCGATCTTGAGCACGCCATCTTCGATAGAACCTCCCGGAATGGCACCCGC from Paracoccus aminophilus JCM 7686 carries:
- the nqrE gene encoding NADH:ubiquinone reductase (Na(+)-transporting) subunit E; protein product: MIDLFQRSIFEENLALSFFLGMCTFLAVSRQVKTAFGVGISLIVVQGLSVPLNHLLYAWVLAPGALAWVGFGDLDLNFLRLITFLGIVAAMVQVLEMVLDRYAPALHAAMGIYLPLLAINCAIIGGSLFMVERDYDLTQSTVYGIGTGIGWALAITAFAAIRERLRYADMPRGLEGLGAAFIVAGIMSMGFSAFVGVSLP
- a CDS encoding CBS domain-containing protein, with the protein product MSDTIARVRDYMVTDLVTLSPETEIIRAITTLLDAGVSGACVLDDEGNLVGVLSKRDGLKAALSAAYYKEWGGTVADLMSTELEVFDANLDLVSAAERFVKSAFRRFPVVEEGRLLGQVSRTDVLRALSLQWR
- a CDS encoding nitroreductase family protein, which translates into the protein MNDLNRRRFLATSAAAPMALAATVVPASAAIGDVTLQAALEGRQSVRRFGSAPVAQDALLRLLWAANGVNRPDSGGQTAPSWRSGHDTVIYLATAEGLFRHAHETNTLDKVSDTDIRAISSDSAFVSRAPALLIYVSDGEKLRAAAEGADDQALAVGAHVNAAVAAQNVYLACVAEALGTCLIGGAANRQAIAEALELPSNSIVTYIQPIGAPR
- the nqrM gene encoding (Na+)-NQR maturation NqrM; this translates as MQTLVFTLLIFALAMLGLSLGVMFRRTPIRGSCGGLACQNACHACPKRKGDKHE
- a CDS encoding NADH:ubiquinone reductase (Na(+)-transporting) subunit D; this encodes MKQLTDPLIDKNPVAVHILGICSALAVTTSMATALTMSVALTVVVTLAAGLISALRSHIPNQIRIIVQLTIIATLVILADLLLQGFAHDMSQRLTVFVSLIATNCIVLGRTEAYAMHNPPLPSMIDALGNGLGYSLVLMSVAFIRELFGAGSLFGTQILITQAQGGWFVPLRLMLLAPSAFIILGLLVWALRSWRGRLAEKPDFAPRDTGSEASS
- a CDS encoding FAD:protein FMN transferase, which translates into the protein MTISGSEPMRPTRRSVLFGIALAGLPLPAFAGSRTRLSGRAFGTTWTVISAVLRDPVAITDRIRTALTAIDTEMSPFLPDSALSRFNTGLRTISVSVDFEHVTRAALAVAATSGGACDPSVGPAVHRYGFGPIRGTFRAGAWQAIRCEGGQLTADAPVTLDLCGIAKGFAVDKLTDILAQETDDFIVEIGGEIRAYGNWPVGILNPLTGSVHSRIRLSSNAVATSGDAINGFYHGGRRWSHVIDPATGQPVSNGIASVSVIAPDAMRADAMATALMVMGENQGIAFAEAQNLGALFLIRDGNGLRARHNAAFAARLIR
- the nqrF gene encoding NADH:ubiquinone reductase (Na(+)-transporting) subunit F, producing the protein MTEILFALIFLTGLTILLAWALQKARAQLLPSRPVVLTLNGQRRIDGQSNEKLLDLLNGAGVPVPSGCAGQGTCGLCRVSGVTGTQGPLATETARLSPADLRAGVRLACQVTVRGDMAVNVPEDVLGSVSHICRVTSITSLTPLIREIALALPEGASFDFQAGNFVQVTAPTYRRAYSDINQPAAFREEWERLGILDLVAQSAAPVSRAYSVASRPQDEGSVVLNIRLATPPPGNPDVPPGIVSSWLFGLKPGDVVEIAGPYGEFRVQDTEKEMVFIGGGVGMAPLRAMIHEQLSAGTGRQISFWYGARSKAELFYADEFEELARQHPNFRWTPALSQPSRGDDWQGATGFVHDVAYVSYLKDHSAPEDCEYYLCGPPLMIQAVRAVLDDCGVEPEDIHNDDFGI